Proteins from one Listeria weihenstephanensis genomic window:
- a CDS encoding YceI family protein translates to MTVEKWNVDPAHSSIEFQVKHMMVSKVKGAFKDFSADLNLDPEDLTTASLVFTVDAASLDTRQAQRDGHLKSPDFFDVDNYPSITFKSTDITSDGDNEYKVTGDLTIREVTKPITLKVEYEGTSKDPMSGNMVAGFEGTGKFNRKDFGLNYNAALETGGVLIGDEVKLNIQIEISK, encoded by the coding sequence ATGACAGTAGAAAAATGGAATGTAGACCCAGCACACAGTTCAATCGAGTTTCAAGTAAAACACATGATGGTATCTAAAGTGAAAGGCGCTTTCAAAGATTTCAGCGCTGATTTAAACTTAGATCCAGAAGATTTAACAACAGCAAGCCTTGTATTCACAGTAGATGCAGCATCTCTTGATACGCGTCAAGCGCAACGTGATGGTCACTTGAAGAGCCCAGATTTCTTCGACGTTGACAACTATCCATCGATTACTTTTAAATCAACAGACATCACAAGCGATGGCGACAATGAATATAAAGTAACTGGTGATTTGACGATTCGCGAAGTAACGAAACCTATTACATTAAAAGTAGAATATGAAGGAACAAGCAAAGACCCAATGTCAGGCAATATGGTTGCTGGCTTTGAAGGTACTGGTAAATTCAATCGTAAAGATTTCGGCTTAAACTACAATGCTGCGCTTGAAACTGGTGGCGTACTTATTGGTGACGAAGTGAAACTAAATATCCAAATCGAAATTTCAAAATAA
- a CDS encoding MarR family winged helix-turn-helix transcriptional regulator, whose amino-acid sequence MDNIDLKLFTVLLRSAGWIQKLTARLVEEHGITPSEFGVLEQIYHLGPQQLQAIGQKNLISNGNTTYMVTKLEKKQYVVRTADPNDRRIVYAELTEHGTNFISNLFPQFEALIKEQLDVLDEGEKETLIMGLKTIGLNAESHWRAK is encoded by the coding sequence TTGGATAATATCGATTTGAAATTATTTACTGTTTTGTTGCGATCGGCAGGTTGGATTCAAAAGCTCACGGCTAGATTGGTCGAGGAACATGGGATTACGCCAAGTGAATTCGGTGTTTTAGAGCAGATTTATCATCTTGGACCACAACAACTTCAAGCGATTGGGCAGAAAAACCTGATTTCAAATGGCAACACGACTTACATGGTCACCAAGCTTGAAAAAAAACAATATGTCGTTCGTACGGCAGACCCCAACGACCGCCGAATCGTTTACGCAGAGCTAACAGAGCACGGCACGAATTTTATTAGCAACTTATTTCCGCAGTTTGAAGCATTGATAAAGGAACAACTCGATGTTTTAGATGAGGGAGAGAAGGAAACATTAATAATGGGGCTAAAAACAATCGGACTAAACGCCGAGTCCCACTGGCGAGCAAAATGA
- the rarD gene encoding EamA family transporter RarD → MYTEKEKMWGILAAVMAYIIWGVLPLYWKMAGDVPASEILAYRIIWSFVFMVVIIAILGKTREVWTEIISILKRPRLLLAITIASVLITANWFIFIFTVNDGHVISASLGYYINPLVNVLLATVFLKEKLSRGEALAVLSAAIGVLILAIHQGVFPWAAISMAVTFGLYGLIKKLVPISVWGGLTIETLIMTPFALIFLLFFAQDAFMKFGLDTNLVLFGAGVVTAIPLLLFATSAKRISYVMLGFIQYIGPTLMLILGVFVFHEAFDSTQFIAFLFIWAALLIFTISHLLMLSKLKKAKLI, encoded by the coding sequence ATGTATACAGAAAAAGAAAAAATGTGGGGTATATTAGCTGCAGTCATGGCTTATATTATTTGGGGCGTATTACCGCTCTATTGGAAAATGGCTGGAGATGTCCCTGCTAGTGAGATTCTAGCCTACCGGATTATCTGGTCTTTTGTATTTATGGTCGTTATCATTGCGATTCTCGGAAAAACGAGAGAAGTTTGGACGGAGATTATCAGTATTCTCAAAAGACCTAGGTTACTTTTGGCGATCACGATCGCGTCTGTTTTAATCACGGCAAACTGGTTTATTTTTATTTTTACCGTTAACGATGGGCATGTGATCAGCGCGAGTCTCGGTTATTATATTAACCCGCTTGTAAATGTGCTGCTCGCCACCGTTTTTCTTAAGGAGAAACTAAGTCGTGGGGAAGCGCTGGCGGTACTTTCTGCGGCCATTGGCGTACTTATTTTAGCGATTCACCAAGGCGTATTCCCGTGGGCTGCTATTTCTATGGCCGTTACATTTGGCTTATATGGACTGATTAAAAAACTCGTTCCCATTAGTGTCTGGGGCGGACTTACAATCGAAACGCTAATTATGACGCCATTTGCACTGATTTTTTTACTCTTTTTTGCACAGGATGCGTTCATGAAATTTGGCTTAGACACAAACCTCGTTCTCTTCGGAGCAGGCGTTGTCACTGCAATCCCACTACTATTATTCGCAACCAGCGCCAAGCGGATTTCTTACGTCATGCTCGGCTTCATCCAATACATTGGGCCAACATTAATGCTGATACTCGGCGTCTTTGTATTCCATGAAGCCTTTGATAGCACGCAATTCATCGCGTTCCTCTTCATCTGGGCGGCACTCTTAATCTTCACGATTTCCCACCTATTGATGCTATCCAAACTCAAAAAAGCAAAATTGATATAA
- a CDS encoding DUF1129 family protein — MGSKKQALMERKEQLTAEKQAYLQTVEWVLAADKNVSEEDKEIFLLTTVDRLLEQESDAEAILGMDATTYARQITKQTADKVADKPIRIFVFAGFIIMSLYLIVMGIIDFFSKESTFYLGTFFVSLILVVICIACMLLGGYILWKHYSVTESKSMAAYFLIGSGIVIMYVFVLVFLLTILPNFGQKIASGALIEVILGIAGFTTAGLIWRKK, encoded by the coding sequence ATGGGCAGCAAAAAGCAAGCATTGATGGAGAGAAAAGAGCAATTAACGGCAGAGAAACAAGCCTATCTACAAACGGTGGAATGGGTACTCGCTGCTGATAAAAATGTTTCAGAAGAGGACAAGGAAATATTTCTTCTAACGACTGTAGACCGATTGTTAGAGCAAGAATCAGATGCCGAGGCGATTTTGGGAATGGACGCGACGACATATGCGAGGCAAATAACAAAGCAAACAGCAGATAAAGTGGCGGACAAACCTATTCGGATATTCGTTTTCGCAGGTTTTATTATCATGAGTCTCTATTTAATTGTGATGGGCATCATCGATTTCTTTAGTAAAGAAAGTACGTTTTATCTCGGTACGTTTTTTGTATCATTGATCTTAGTCGTTATTTGTATCGCTTGTATGCTACTCGGTGGCTATATCTTGTGGAAACATTATTCTGTGACCGAATCCAAGTCGATGGCGGCATACTTTTTGATTGGTAGCGGAATCGTGATTATGTACGTATTTGTGCTCGTTTTCCTCCTGACGATCTTACCGAATTTTGGTCAAAAGATCGCAAGTGGGGCGCTGATAGAAGTCATTCTTGGTATTGCAGGTTTTACAACAGCAGGACTTATATGGCGTAAAAAATAA
- a CDS encoding MarR family winged helix-turn-helix transcriptional regulator, translated as MELSEDRVNRVRDVLGSYWAINRITAKHAEQNALSLGLSLQQMAIINILYGRPESTVDDLKKKLFTSTEVISANVDGLVHARLVEKMNTEFVENADAWRLQLTEKGKEMSERSTQNAFAYKAMMKALDEIEDEDIDKLIEINQKIEGLLKAD; from the coding sequence ATGGAATTGAGTGAAGATAGAGTAAATCGAGTGCGGGACGTGTTGGGCTCGTATTGGGCAATCAATCGAATTACAGCAAAACACGCCGAGCAAAACGCGCTGAGCCTAGGCTTGTCACTACAACAAATGGCGATAATCAATATTTTATACGGACGTCCGGAATCCACGGTAGATGACTTAAAGAAGAAACTATTCACATCGACAGAAGTTATTTCGGCAAACGTGGACGGTCTAGTGCACGCAAGATTAGTAGAGAAAATGAATACGGAGTTCGTAGAAAATGCCGATGCATGGCGTTTACAGTTGACGGAGAAGGGCAAAGAAATGTCAGAGCGCTCGACGCAGAACGCATTCGCATATAAAGCAATGATGAAGGCGCTGGATGAAATAGAGGATGAGGATATTGATAAATTAATTGAGATTAACCAGAAGATTGAAGGTTTACTAAAAGCAGACTGA